The proteins below are encoded in one region of Engystomops pustulosus chromosome 8, aEngPut4.maternal, whole genome shotgun sequence:
- the PKD1 gene encoding polycystin-1 isoform X3, giving the protein MHCGNAQAEALRRKDGASPPVLGLQLCPLFFLLLLGLGSGAAAGWCQPCPGNCTCANDSCLVNCSGAGLRGLDTLPANVTVLDLSNNSLETLDRRLFEQLPHLTELDLSDNPWLCDCRMSWLPLWAAENGVRLEHADFTLCDGPPTVSGEQLLNVSFPKSACGSDLIFCPQNLLSGNESVLTFTPIHLTDPTNETCSAQCFANLYTFWTLDPKHGCACGDTMSTNTSLQCQEVCQSPSDFFDCNLTIVHDAPSAKSFAILHHSQDMYRLGESVHLEVQAPIPVTPLVWDLGNQIYSTSELNISHRYAQPGTYNVTVTLRLGSRDLLIHEELRVVGLPEDQQMTCPSLVKTNDKVDVQVKMRGGTEVVLETIVTSEKGEIVSPACPPGSMVYPNNTHCYQFVLEKAGWFEAQKICQDLGNGDMAVVSSHELQKFLETRVTSGQEVWIGFNDTRSAESLPAGKRFDLESCQNWLPGEPEPSQADRCVKMGPNGVCNTDLCSSKHSYVCEYKPQVLTLNAEYFVVGTSTFDTNWPLQNLSRAENVTFPYGEVEVLIFPEFRFTQTVYLSALEFVTKDLEDPVQMKFQVYTLSTSQDCPVKGTTSPTAFLPSNESLPECEEDRESSNYTNSSLPVESGCFPSNESTLSATPMPTPSNTSLQNFILLKEYLYIIPPGNATQYLASFEDVSVELLPGSLIVVQHDASPKKLLHCHPSRSYHVIHQQTWMDCIPGDLLGGALANITRDNWPSKIDGGASCSIRVVGTTEERSSIFSHQPNGGLRYPGRYSVMTRFSNPLSEANRSCTFTVMSPVSGLKVVYPIPQEEIYYVSVNNTVLVLKLLTGSNATAHWIGTNQSWSFGQSCPPVIPTRISECNAGNGDGSYAEINLMGLGKGASKVVILVQNEISSENITIQIKVEEPIRGLGISPYPQERVLVNTRVNNVASVESGSDVVFKWTVDDRSSLTYYYTVFNVIYQTSAVYKLTLTASNHVSSASLTYNVTVENMNPMRNLQINEVPSIVTQNALQELSATILLDSAVEATFRWTFGDGTQQDYHFKPPYNQSFPVPDPSVHMVVIENNITHIYRESGEYNLTLAVFNKYENMSQVIPLQVQGFLTNLTIVTDAPVLVSEKSVVFQVIPEPSPYGVLYTWTMGDETYYNTSEPVLNHTYGNIGTYNVTVIAVNNISEIQAMKTVHVYEEITGLVVSSDEPTERGLQTFINASVETGDNITWRFNMGDGYIFESNEPMINYTYCKDGNYTVNVTASNAVNSLFQLIQVRVYVLQVLKIEPSTCILENANVTLKAYVTGDYEHYTFNWTFGNSSSSILVYGNPSVEYDFSTSGIFPLTLILSSHVNKAYYYSNVCIEPEIVNVTLLPAKQYISLGNESHFQVIVFPAYQYRYVWDFGANGSKYNGGTEVSYFYKVPGVYQVTVSVFNNVSFHNGTALVDVQEPIGTIKIEHNGTQYLEVDQFYLFAAVGSGTKVQYHWDFGDGINAEGQSVAYSYNTTGSFTIILSGFNGVSSSRTHMNVTVKTRIRGLTMNATRTVVPLNGSVTFSAFLQSGDDVRYSWILCDRCSPIFCNSTISYTFRSIGTFNVIVTAENELGSLQDSIIIYVLQTIEGLQITTGDLVNDCCYPTNKSLPLQATIKDGTNVSYTWFILKNDSIIQSGGGKTYQFLSMEPETYTIMLKAVNMLGNSSVKINVVFVETLGQIHLLASPNPAALNTTVNISMSLSSGSGVMYTWYLEESVVWFTYESYILYNFQSSAPKEVLAIANNTLGSVNSTITIFVQEPIEGLSIMNLEQYVPTGTNLHLTSSIQHGTNVSWRWTIPGAVIDGNVANVLFEKAGFYTISLNASNDVSWEIAAKNITVQDRIEGLKLHVSKMVVEPGDLVTFNVSLSAGSSVSYELTINGDFSIVLNSSSYTHEFTKIGGYPVTVVAHNNVSKERDTVMISVLEAIQNLRLVNCCEVAIPARIEKNFRAEVSHGSLVAYTWLFDLQGHPAISLAGRNVTYTPVGAGSLTIYISASNALGSQNISKIIKVQELIVGLELVPVNAFVNRSVTFNVIVLPSPLDVRFEWSFGDKTPPLVTYSTSPEHIYKLPGDFRVRVNASNLISFWVSEITVTTRILECEEPEVQLELPTQVIMRRSQKNYIEAEINLWGCISYQTKHLWEIYKATSCLHYRENDRVHLLNVDMSRPQLVVPKLALEIGDYCFVFSVSFGDTPLARSSYANVTMLPSRLVPIIDGGSYRVWSSSRDLILDGKKSYDPNLEEDEQTPLSYKWSCITMMKDLESATCNSDVTSDLGEMFIHKSKLEPDVEYTFFLTVSKPGRHPESTNQTVLIKKGSVPIVSLKCVSCKAQSVYEVSASSYVYLEGSCSNCQEEARSGRWTAQSFSNKTLILDASTTTTGDRELNLVLRQGVLKDGEGYKFTLHVSDPTMEEEGFASIDLLPNTPPSGGTCRIFPNGSIHALTDPVHFECTGWRDTEDEVSLVFILRTKRCRGGHCDDFWVYKGSRSEHITFLPVGYQESNFMVEVSILVQDQQGATAMALNHTMEILMPVLPEGYLSFTDWLRNLTESHLQGLLKQGDPQHVAEYSLALITVLNEYEQVIGKSGEVSDLKLGDVRKKITDALISLKVNTVDDIRQIAAALAQCTVGNKELACASCQRKTLSKLEDMMSILQNETTQGMMTPTTIADNILNIMGDVIHLVNTKSLVYRGGKLCGTLNNATIASEAYNLSSDLMRILMKSRVLNEEPLTLQGGEILARGKRSDPLNLLCYSNRTGCQFFIPQGFNSTFPDLTDIIQVMFQVDSNPYPYGFISNYTVSTKVASMAFQTSNGSQIPVESLDSEKAITVSIANSTGVGNITAGVASVESRRSVKVDLEAESSNVNAGLHIQINYTLKDERYKDSEPEPYISVYLHESAHPNQYNYSDMKQFSEDSLSGDDHKLYTFFIAPTDGNLTRRYYLNITNHYMWSAVDVTVGLYTSLCQYFDGNEKKWKTEGVVPLEDTRPDQAVCLTQHLTAFGASLFVPPHAVNFIYPPPPPGINYIVLLTCAVCFATYSVATIIVHKLDLLDVSKAGIIPFCGKNGFFKYEVLVKTGWGRGSGTSAHVGISLYGVDSKSGHRHLDGENSFHRNSVDIFQIATEKSLGNVWKIRLWHDNKGLSPSWYVQHVIIKDLQRAKNYFFLVNDWLSVGQEESGWRVEKEIFAASETELKRFSRILMAELQRGISEKHVWLSMWDRPPRSRFTRVQRATCCALLIFLFLCANAVWYGVVGDQNHGDRAVSESVPLSVDSVAVGLVTSILVYPIYLVVLYLFRRARSKTCVRPSLTYFDQPSIEIDNYLDTVMESSFMAYTGNHGEVFSDQTKTEIPMEDTKSFIQWNTNDGVLSWPDLLSDPTIMGNTIQKLERHRDSCNVGLDASCHPSEDDSVVLGLPQALPRQFLASDGASSMSLPHNLRRISRTETDLLSDLSNPFGDKTETIILDKLNDKGQALSGSVRDVTKSVKSNRTVITDAFQRSRQMLPSWCTRVAHVLSCFLLLSCFAVSVWIGVGFTSSVGLMWLISGIFSFLCSFFVLEPLKVLMEALYFALVVKRLYPEEEDTLVECPLVEHVSERITKVRPPQGFALFQAREEARKVKLLHRMLKNLMVYTLFFLVVLLTNYGDASVNHKAYLLQRSVRQEMGSQKFLQIKRSEEFWAWASDVLLPFLSISQRGSYSSLLGSAQLRQIRLTRACDVHSLSSHRTC; this is encoded by the exons AGATCTTTCCAATAACAGCCTCGAAACCCTGGACAGAAGATTATTTGAGCAGCTACCGCATCTGACAGAATT GGACCTGAGTGACAATCCATGGCTTTGTGACTGCCGCATGTCATGGCTGCCTTTATGGGCTGCTGAAAATGGGGTTAGGTTGGAGCACGCAGACTTTACCCTCTGTGATGGACCTCCTACGGTGTCAGGCGAGCAACTACTCAATGTCTCCTTCCCCAAGTCTGCATGTG GGAGTGACTTAATCTTTTGTCCACAAAATTTGTTATCTGGCAATGAATCTGTGTTGACCTTTACACCCATCCACTTGACCGACCCAACGAATGAGACTTGCAGTGCTCAGTGTTTTGCCAACCTCTACACCTTCTGGACCCTTGACCCCAAACATGGCTGCGCTTGTGGGGATACCATGTCTACCAACACGTCTCTTCAGTGTCAGGAGGTCTGCCAGTCTCCATCTGACTTTTTTGATTGCAACCTAACCATTGTCCACGACGCCCCCAGTGCCAAGTCTTTTGCCATCTTGCATCACTCCCAAGATATGTATAGGCTCGGGGAGTCTGTACATCTGGAGGTCCAGGCTCCAATTCCTGTTACTCCTCTTGTCTGGGATTTGGGAAATCAGATCTATAGCACCAGTGAGCTCAACATCTCTCATAGATATGCCCAACCTGGGACCTACAATGTGACGGTGACTCTACGTCTGGGCAGCAGAGACCTCCTCATTCATGAGGAACTAAGAGTGGTGGGATTGCCTGAGGATCAACAGATGACGTGCCCATCTCTAGTGAAGACCAATGACAAAGTGGACGTCCAGGTGAAGATGAGAGGTGGAACTGAGGTGGTCTTGGAGACAATTGTAACATCTGAGAAGGGTGAGATAG TGTCCCCTGCCTGTCCACCCGGAAGTATGGTCTACCCCAATAATACCCATTGTTACCAGTTTGTATTGGAAAAAGCCGGATGGTTTGAAGCCCAAAAAATCTGCCAGGATCTCGGAAACGGAGACATGGCCGTTGTGAGCAGTCACGAGCTGCAGAAGTTTCTAGAGACCCGAGTTACCAG TGGTCAGGAGGTATGGATAGGATTCAATGACACCAGAAGTGCTGAATCCTTACCTGCGGGGAAGCGCTTTGACCTAGAGAGCTGCCAGAACTGGCTTCCAGGCGAACCAGAGCCATCCCAGGCAGATCGCTGTGTTAAAATGGGACCCAATGGGGTGTGCAACACCGACCTGTGCAGCTCTAAACACAGCTACGTGTGTGAATACAAGCCACAAG TTCTTACTCTAAACGCTGAATACTTTGTGGTGGGTACTTCAACTTTCGATACAAACTGGCCCCTGCAAAACTTGTCCAGAGCAGAGAATGTGACCTTCCCCTATGGGGAAGTGGAG GTTCTGATCTTCCCAGAGTTCAGGTTTACACAAACCGTCTACTTATCAGCTCTCGAATTTGTGACCAAGGATCTGGAAGACCCTGTGCAAATGAAGTTCCAGGTTTATACCCTGAGCACATCGCAAG ATTGTCCAGTTAAAGGGACTACCTCCCCGACCGCCTTCCTGCCCAGCAATGAGAGCCTGCCCGAGTGTGAGGAAGACCGGGAGTCATCCAATTACACAAATAGCAGCTTACCGGTGGAGAGCGGCTGCTTCCCTTCCAACGAGTCTACCCTCTCTGCCACCCCAATGCCAACCCCATCCAATACCAGCCTCCAGAACTTCATTCTCTTAAAGGAATACCTCTacattattcctcctggaaacgcCACGCAGTATCTG gcATCGTTTGAGGATGTAAGTGTTGAGTTGCTGCCAGGTTCCCTCATTGTTGTCCAGCATGACGCCTCACCGAAGAAGCTACTACATTGCCACCCGTCCAGATCTTACCACGTTATTCACCAGCAGACTTGGATGGACTGTATTCCTGGGGATCTTCTCGGAGGAGCTCTAGCCAACATCACCAGAGACAATTGGCCCAGTAAAATTGATGGTGGAGCTTCTTGTTCCATAAGAGTCGTTGGCACCACTGAAGAAAGGTCTTCCATTTTTAGCCATCAACCAAATGGTGGTCTCCGATATCCTGGCAGATACTCTGTCATGACACGATTCAGCAACCCGTTATCCGAAGCTAATCGTTCTTGTACCTTCACTGTGATGTCACCAGTTTCAGGCTTAAAAGTGGTCTACCCAATCCCTCAAGAGGAGATCTACTATGTCTCGGTCAATAATACCGTCCTGGTCCTCAAACTCCTTACAGGATCCAATGCTACAGCCCATTGGATTGGAACTAACCAGAGCTGGAGTTTTGGGCAATCATGTCCCCCAGTGATACCCACCCGAATTTCGGAGTGTAATGCTGGAAATGGTGATGGGTCTTATGCCGAAATCAATCTAATGGGTCTCGGTAAAGGAGCTTCGAAGGTTGTGATATTAGTACAGAATGAGATAAGCTCTGAGAACATAACCATTCAAATAAAAGTGGAAGAACCCATCAGAGGACTCGGCATCAGCCCCTACCCGCAGGAGAGGGTTCTGGTCAACACACGGGTG AACAATGTAGCATCCGTGGAATCAGGATCTGACGTGGTGTTCAAATGGACCGTGGATGATCGCTCGTCTCTCACCTATTACTACACCGTCTTTAATGTCATTTACCAGACATCGGCTGTGTACAAGTTGACG CTCACCGCCTCCAACCATGTCAGCAGCGCCTCCTTAACCTACAACGTCACCGTAGAGAATATGAACCCAATGCGAAACCTTCAAATTAATGAAGTTCCGAGCATTGTGACCCAGAATGCATTGCAGGAGCTCTCTGCCACCATCTTACTGGACTCCGCAGTTGAGGCCACTTTCAG GTGGACCTTTGGGGACGGCACACAGCAGGATTATCATTTCAAGCCTCCGTATAACCAGTCCTTCCCAGTTCCTGACCCATCTGTTCATATGGTGGTCATAGAGAATAACATCACCCACATCTACCGGGAATCTG GAGAGTATAACTTGACGTTGGCAGTCTTCAACAAGTACGAAAACATGTCGCAGGTCATCCCTCTGCAGGTCCAAGGTTTCTTGACCAACTTAACCATTGTTACCGATGCTCCAGTCTTGGTCAGTGAAAAGTCAGTTGTGTTCCAAGTCATCCCTGAACCCTCACCATatggcgtcctctacacctggacTATGGGAGATGAAACCTACTACAATACCAGTGAGCCAGTACTGAACCACACGTATGGTAACATCGGGACCTACAACGTCACTGTCATAGCTGTCAACAACATTAGTGAGATACAGGCAATGAAGACCGTCCATGTTTATGAGGAAATCACCGGATTGGTTGTATCTTCTGATGAACCCACGGAGAGAGGCCTACAGACCTTCATTAATGCTTCTGTGGAGACCGGGGATAATATCACATGGAGGTTCAACATGGGCGATGGGTATATATTTGAGAGTAATGAACCGATGATAAACTATACATATTGCAAAGATGGAAATTACACAGTGAACGTAACTGCTAGCAATGCGGTCAACTCCTTGTTCCAACTCATTCAAGTCCGTGTGTATGTCCTTCAGGTCCTCAAAATAGAGCCATCTACCTGCATCCTCGAAAATGCAAACGTCACCCTTAAGGCTTACGTTACCGGGGATTATGAGCACTACACCTTTAACTGGACCTTTGGTAATAGTTCCTCAAGCATCTTGGTTTATGGGAATCCATCAGTAGAGTATGACTTCTCGACTAGTGGAATATTTCCATTGACCCTCATCCTCTCCAGTCACGTGAACAAAGCTTATTATTACTCCAATGTTTGTATCGAGCCTGAAATAGTCAATGTCACCTTGTTGCCGGCCAAACAGTATATAAGTCTGGGCAATGAGAGTCATTTCCAAGTCATTGTCTTTCCTGCTTACCAATACCGATATGTATGGGACTTTGGGGCCAATGGTTCCAAGTATAATGGTGGGACAGAGGTCAGCTACTTTTACAAGGTTCCTGGTGTGTATCAGGTGACGGTGTCTGTGTTCAACAATGTCTCCTTCCACAACGGAACTGCCTTGGTAGACGTCCAAGAACCTATTGGGACTATCAAAATTGAACACAATGGGACCCAATATCTAGAAGTAGATCAGTTTTACTTGTTTGCAGCTGTAGGCAGTGGGACTAAAGTCCAGTATCACTGGGATTTTGGAGATGGGATAAATGCAGAAGGACAGTCAGTCGCTTATAGTTATAACACCACCGGCAGTTTTACCATCATCCTTAGCGGTTTCAAtggtgtaagtagcagcaggacacataTGAATGTAACAGTCAAGACACGTATACGTGGACTAACCATGAACGCAACCAGGACAGTGGTGCCTCTAAATGGATCTGTGACCTTCTCAGCCTTCCTTCAGTCCGGGGATGATGTGCGCTATTCATGGATATTATGTGATCGTTGTTCTCCGATATTTTGTAATTCGACCATTTCCTACACTTTCCGCTCTATCGGAACATTCAATGTCATTGTGACAGCGGAGAACGAGCTTGGGTCACTTCAGGACAGTATTATAATCTATGTGTTACAGACCATTGAAGGGCTTCAGATTACCACGGGTGACTTGGTCAACGATTGCTGTTACCCAACCAACAAAAGCCTACCTCTGCAGGCCACCATCAAAGATGGGACCAACGTCTCGTACACTTGGTTTATCTTAAAGAATGACAGTATTATTCAGAGTGGTGGAGGTAAAACCTATCAGTTCTTGAGCATGGAACCAGAAACTTATACCATCATGTTAAAAGCAGTCAATATGTTGGGAAACTCCAGTGTGAAGATCAACGTGGTGTTTGTGGAAACCCTTGGCCAGATTCATCTCTTGGCATCTCCTAATCCGGCTGCTCTTAACACAACAGTGAACATCAGTATGAGTTTAAGCAGTGGATCTGGGGTGATGTACACTTGGTATCTGGAGGAGAGTGTTGTTTGGTTCACTTATGAGTCCTACATCTTGTATAATTTTCAGAGTTCTGCTCCAAAGGAGGTACTAGCCATTGCCAACAACACCTTAGGCTCGGTAAACTCAACAATCACTATCTTTGTTCAAGAGCCAATTGAGGGATTATCCATAATGAACTTGGAGCAATATGTACCTACAGGTACAAACCTGCACCTCACCAGCAGTATTCAACATGGTACAAATGTGTCATGGAGATGGACTATCCCTGGTGCGGTCATTGATGGAAATGTGGCCAATGTCCTATTTGAGAAAGCTGGATTCTACACCATCAGTCTCAATGCCTCAAACGATGTGAGTTGGGAAATTGCTGCCAAAAACATCACCGTGCAAGACAGGATAGAAGGTCTAAAGCTACATGTGAGCAAGATGGTGGTAGAACCTGGGGATCTAGTCACATTCAATGTTAGTTTGTCTGCTGGTTCCTCAGTCAGTTATGAGCTCACCATTAATGGAGACTTCTCCATCGTTCTTAACAGCAGTAGTTACACACACGAGTTTACAAAAATTGGTGGCTATCCAGTGACAGTGGTTGCACATAACAATGTGAGTAAAGAACGGGACACAGTCATGATATCCGTGCTTGAAGCCATACAGAACTTGCGACTGGTAAATTGTTGTGAAGTTGCCATACCAGCTAGGATTGAGAAGAACTTCAGAGCAGAGGTCAGTCATGGCTCTCTGGTTGCCTACACTTGGCTGTTTGATTTGCAGGGTCACCCGGCCATTAGCTTAGCAGGTAGGAATGTGACTTACACCCCAGTGGGTGCAGGAAGCCTCACCATTTACATCAGTGCATCTAATGCATTAGGCAGTCAGAACATCTCCAAGATTATCAAAGTCCAAGAACTGATTGTTGGACTTGAACTGGTTCCAGTCAACGCGTTTGTAAACAGAAGTGTCACCTTTAACGTCATTGTACTTCCTAGCCCTTTGGATGTCAGATTTGAGTGGTCCTTTGGAGATAAAACACCACCGTTGGTGACCTACTCTACATCTCCAGAACATATTTACAAGTTGCCTGGAGACTTCAGGGTGAGAGTTAATGCCTCCAATCTAATTAGCTTTTGGGTCTCTGAAATAACTGTAACCACTCGGATTCTTGAGTGTGAGGAACCAGAAGTGCAACTGGAGCTACCTACTCAAGTCATCATGAGAAGATCCCAGAAGAATTATATTGAGGCTGAGATCAATCTCTGGGGGTGCATCAGCTACCAAACCAAACATCTGTGGGAGATCTATAAAGCAACCAGTTGTCTACACTACCGTGAGAATGACAGGGTCCACCTTCTAAATGTTGATATGAGTCGTCCTCAGCTAGTTGTGCCCAAGCTGGCTCTGGAAATTGGAGACTACTGTTTTGTTTTCTCTGTGTCCTTTGGAGACACACCATTGGCAAGAAGCAGTTATGCCAATGTGACCATGTTGCCAAGCCGATTGGTGCCGATTATCGATGGAGGATCCTATAGAGTTTGGTCAAGTAGTCGGGATTTGATATTGGATGGGAAGAAGTCTTATGACCCAAACCTAGAAGAAGACGAGCAGACTCCCCTCTCATATAAATGGTCATGTATAACTATGATGAAG GATTTGGAAAGTGCTACATGTAATTCGGATGTCACTTCAGATTTGGGTGAAATGTTTATACATAAGTCAAAGCTGGAACCGGACGTGGAGTACACTTTTTTTCTGACCGTCAGTAAACCCGGCAGACATCCCGAGTCCACAAACCAAACG gttttaattaaaaaaggcAGTGTTCCCATCGTATCTCTGAAGTGTGTGTCCTGCAAGGCACAGTCTGTGTATGAAGTGAGTGCTAGCTCCTATGTTTACTTGGAAGGATCCTGCTCTAATTGTCAAGAAGAGGCTCGCTCTGGG AGATGGACGGCTCAAAGCTTCAGTAACAAAACCTTGATCCTGGATGCCAGCACCACAACCACAGGAGACCGAGAGCTGAACCTGGTTCTCAGGCAGGGGGTGCTGAAAGATGGAGAGGGGTACAAGTTTACACTTCATGTCAGTGACCCCACAATGGAGGAGGAGGGCTTCGCTTCTATAGATCTGCTCCCCAATACTCCACCCTCTGGAGGGACCTGCAGAATATTTCCTAATGGAAGCATACATGCTCTGACTGACCCAGTTCACTTTGAGTGTACAG GGTGGAGAGATACGGAAGATGAGGTGTCCCTAGTCTTCATCCTGAGGACTAAGCGCTGCCGTGGTGGACACTGTGACGACTTCTGGGTATACAAGGGCAGCCGGTCAGAGCACATCACTTTCCTACCTGTTGGCTACCAGGAGTCCAACTTTATGGTGGAGGTGTCTATACTTGTACAGGACCAACAGGGGGCGACAGCCATGGCTTTAAACCA CACCATGGAAATTTTGATGCCAGTCCTTCCTGAAGGATATCTTAGCTTTACAGACTGGTTACGTAACCTCACAGAGTCTCATCTGCAGGGTTTATTGAAGCAAGGAGACCCCCAACATGTTGCCGAGTATTCCTTGGCTCTAATCACTGTTTTGAATGAG TATGAGCAAGTTATAGGCAAGTCTGGAGAAGTAAGTGACCTAAAACTGGGAGACGTGCGCAAGAAGATAACCGATGCCCTCATATCCCTGAAAGTGAACACGGTGGATGATATacggcagatcgcagcagctcTTGCGCAGTGTACG GTGGGCAACAAGGAGTTGGCATGTGCGTCTTGTCAGAGGAAAACGCTCAGCAAGCTGGAAGACATGATGTCTATCCTACAAAACGAAACCACACAAGGAATGATGACCCCAACCACCATTGCTGACAACATACTAAACATCATGG GAGATGTCATCCATCTTGTAAACACCAAGTCCTTGGTCTACAGAGGTGGGAAGCTGTGCGGCACGCTCAACAATGCTACCATTGCCTCCGAAGCTTACAATCTTTCTTCCGATCTTATGAGGATCTTGATGAAGTCCAGGGTTCTGAATGAGGAGCCTTTGACCCTTCAGGGTGGGGAGATCTTAGCCCGGGGAAAGCGATCAGATCCTCTCAACTTGCTGTGTTACAGTAACCGGACGGGCTGCCAGTTCTTTATCCCACAAGGGTTTAACAGCACCTTCCCCGACCTCACCGACATCATCCAGGTCATGTTCCAGGTGGACTCTAATCCGTACCCTTACGGGTTTATCAGCAACTACACGGTGTCCACCAAGGTGGCATCTATGGCGTTCCAGACCAGCAATGGCAGCCAGATTCCTGTTGAGAGCTTGGACTCTGAGAAGGCCATCACGGTTAGCATTGCCAATAGCACAGGGGTCGGAAATATAACAGCTGGGGTAGCCAGTGTCGAGAGTCGGCGTTCGGTCAAGGTGGACCTTGAAGCAGAAAGCAGTAATGTGAACGCAGGACTTCACATACAGATCAATTACACACTGAAGGACG AGAGATACAAGGACAGTGAACCTGAGCCATACATCTCTGTGTACCTACATGAGAGCGCTCACCCCAACCAGTACAACTACAGTGATATGAAGCAGTTCAGCGAGGACTCCTTGTCAGGAGATGACCACAAGCTGTACACCTTCTTCATCGCCCCCAC AGATGGAAACCTGACCAGACGTTACTACCTGAACATCACAAACCATTACATGTGGTCAGCGGTGGACGTGACGGTCGGCCTCTACACCTCTCTGTGTCAGTACTTTGATGGTAATGAGAAGAAATGGAAGACAGAGGGCGTTGTACCGCTGGAGGACACCAGACCAGACCAGGCTGTATGTCTCACCCAACATCTCACGGCATTCGGGGCAAGTCTCTTTGTCCCACCTCACGCTGTCAACTTTATCTATCCC cctcctcctcctggtattAACTACATTGTGCTGCTCACGTGTGCCGTCTGCTTCGCCACCTACTCTGTAGCCACCATCATTGTCCACAAGCTGGACCTGCTGGACGTCAGTAAGGCGGGAATTATTCCGTTCTGCGGAAAAAATGGATTTTTTAAATATGaggttctggtgaagaccggatGGGGTCGAGGGTCTG GTACCAGCGCTCATGTCGGTATCAGTCTGTACGGAGTGGACAGTAAAAGTGGCCACCGGCATCTAGACGGGGAGAACTCCTTCCATAGGAACAGTGTGGACATTTTCCAGATAGCAACAGAAAAGAGTCTGGGAAACGTGTGGAAAATCCGCCTGTGGCACGATAATAAAG GTCTCAGCCCCTCTTGGTACGTGCAGCACGTCATCATCAAGGACCTGCAGCGCGCAAAGAATTACTTCTTCCTGGTCAATGACTGGTTGTCCGTGGGGCAGGAGGAGAGCGGCTGGCGGGTGGAGAAGGAGATCTTTGCGGCCA GTGAGACAGAGCTGAAGAGGTTCTCCCGAATTCTTATGGCTGAGCTGCAGCGAGGAATCTCCGAGAAACACGTCTGGTTATCAATGTGGGACCGACCTCCCCGCAGCCGCTTCACCCGTGTCCAGAGAGCCACTTGCTGCGCCCTCCTCATATTCCTCTTCCTGTGTGCCAATGCTGTGTGGTATGGAGTGGTGGGAGACCAGAACCATGG GGATAGAGCGGTGTCGGAGTCTGTCCCCCTCAGTGTAGACTCGGTGGCCGTGGGTCTGGTGACCAGTATCTTGGTGTATCCCATCTACCTTGTGGTTCTGTATCTGTTTAGGCGGGCCCGCAGTAAA ACCTGCGTCAGACCCTCCCTCACGTACTTTGACCAGCCGTCCATAGAAATTGATAACTACTTGGACACTGTGATGGAAAGCTCCTTCATGGCGTACACAGGGAACCATGGGGAG GTTTTCTCTGATCAAACGAAAACAGAAATCCCAATGGAAGACACAAAGAG CTTCATCCAGTGGAATACCAATGATGGTGTGCTCAGCTGGCCGGACCTCCTCAGTGATCCCACCATCATGGGCAACACCATTCAGAAGCTGGAGAGACATCGGGACAGTTGTAATGTTGGGTTAGATGCCAGCTGCCACCCCAGCGAGGATGATAGTGTGGTGCTAGGACTTCCGCAGGCCTTGCCTCGACAGTTCTTGGCATCAG aTGGAGCCAGCAGCATGTCCCTTCCACACAACCTGAGGAGGATCTCCCGAACCGAGACCGATCTATTGTCCGATCT ATCAAACCCGTTTGGAGATAAGACAGAAACCATCATTTTGGATAAACTGAATGACAAAGGTCAAGCGTTATCTGGATCTGTCAGGGATGTGACCAAATCCGTCAAGTCCAACAGGACAG TCATCACAGATGCTTTCCAGAGGAGCAGGCAGATGCTGCCATCTTGGTGCACCCGTGTGGCTCATGTGCTCAGCTGCTTCCTCCTCCTTTCCTGCTTTGCTGTTTCGGTGTGGATCGGCGTGGGCTTCACCTCCAGTGTGGGTCTTATGTGGCTCATCTCTGGGATATTCAGTTTCCTCTGCTCGTTTTTTGTCTTGGAGCCTTTAAAG GTTTTAATGGAGGCCTTATACTTTGCCCTGGTGGTGAAGCGTTTGTACCCAGAAGAAGAGGACACTCTTGTAGAGTGCCCCCTTGTGGAGCACGTTTCTGAGAGGATCACCAAGGTGCGACCGCCGCAGGGATTTGCCCTATTCCAGGCCAGGGAGGAAGCGCGCAAAGTGAAGCTGCTGCATAGGATGCTGAAG aatttgaTGGTTTATACGCTTTTCTTTTTGGTCGTCCTTCTGACCAATTATGGAGATGCCTCAGTGAACCATAAGGCCTACCTGCTGCAGCGCTCAGTCCGGCAGGAAATGGGGAGCCAGAAATTCCTGCAGATTAAGAG GTCGGAGGAGTTCTGGGCCTGGGCATCTGATGTCCTTTTGCCGTTCCTGAGTATCAGTCAGCGGGGGAGCTACAGCAGCTTGTTGGGGTCTGCGCAGTTACGTCAGATTCGGTTAACGAGAG CTTGTGATGTCCACTCGTTGTCCAGCCATAGGACCTGCTGA